In one Bradysia coprophila strain Holo2 unplaced genomic scaffold, BU_Bcop_v1 contig_415, whole genome shotgun sequence genomic region, the following are encoded:
- the LOC119082411 gene encoding uncharacterized protein LOC119082411, which yields MRLRYWVLTLADLMVIAHIIYLSLLVAYHHEKDPQKNPFLWMFSERVQAAFYITTNVIPIVLSSVLYIGIFWLSTRLLFLWLLVMVLLWHIPAILVFHILCLDRGVEANIRKLRILSPCLWLCIWMLLMINVFTFYSELKKFKKHPQFLRTNVVLVKKMTQLKANQPGKLLVSVDSDVQ from the exons ATGAGATTACGTTATTGGGTTCTAACTCTAGCTGATCTGATGGTC ATTGCACACATAATTTACCTGTCACTACTTGTAGCCTATCATCACGAAAAAGACccacaaaaaaatccatttttatgGATGTTTAGCGAAAGGGTGCAAGCCGCTTTTTACATTACAACAAACGTGATACCTATCGTGCTCAGTTCAGTTCTGTACATTGGAATCTTTTGG CTTTCCACTAGATTATTGTTCCTGTGGTTGCTTGTAATGGTCTTACTGTGGCATATTCCGGCTATACTAGTTTTTCACATCTTATGTCTTGATCGTGGGGTCGAAGCAAATATCAGAAAGCTGCGAATTCTGTCACCATGTCTGTGGTTAT GCATCTGGATGTTACTAATGATCAACGTTTTCACATTCTATTCCgaattaaagaaattcaaaaaacatCCCCAATTCTTGCGAACGAATGTGGTTTTGGTGAAAAAAATGACTCAATTAAAAGCCAATCAGCCGGGGAAGTTATTAGTTTCAGTTGATAGTGATGTGCAATAA
- the LOC119082287 gene encoding chitin deacetylase 7-like, which produces MKLDGLYILIFTVLVQNVLSIPQISKRDLQLAGTCDPTICKPPSCRCASTTLDDKVPIAQIPQLVMLTFDDAVTALNYEYVEEAINGRVNPDGCPAAATFFVSHEYTDYSKVHNLWADGHEIALHSITHNHMSAHWKNVTVDDLIAEFGGQREMMAHFAKINYDDIKGMRLPLFELSGNTSFEAMLKVGLEYDSSWPTQHFISPGLWPYSLEYQSIQDCPIGKCPTASIPGAWVSPLLNWVDSEGYKCAMVDACGYLPGEDVESLVEWMIKNFEHNYNTNRAPFGVYIHAAWFLKGENYFEAYMKFLDYMDSLPDVYFVGTHRALQYARNPRAGKPFDKCEPLRTPSCVPKLCQLVKQTTREERWMTSCSPCPAVYPWLGNPLGQNM; this is translated from the exons ATGAAATTGGACGGTCTTTATATACTAATTTTTACGGTACTCGTACAAAATGTCTTGTCGATTCCGCAAATATCGAAAAGGGATTTACAACTAGCTGGCACATGTGATCCAACGATTTGCAAACCACCGAGTTGTAGATGTGCTTCAACAACCTTGGATGATAAAGTTCCAATTGCACAGATTCCACAG CTCGTCATGTTAACTTTCGACGATGCAGTCACTGCTTTAAATTATGAATATGTGGAAGAAGCGATAAACGGACGAGTCAATCCTGATGGATGTCCGGCTGCAGCAACGTTTTTCGTATCGCATGAATATACCGATTACTCCAAGGTCCATAACTTGTGGGCAGATGGACATGAAATCGCTCTACATTCTATCACACACAATCATATGTCGGCACATTGGAAAAATGTTACCGTCGATGATTTGATCGCTGAATTCGGTGGTCAAAGAGAAATGATGGCTCACTTTGCTAAAATTAACTACGACGATATCAAGGGAATGCGTTTGCCGTTGTTCGAATTGTCGGGCAATACCAGTTTTGAAGCTATGCTTAAAGTGGGTTTAGAATACGACAGCTCATGGCCGACACAACATTTCATTTCGCCTGGCCTATGGCCCTACTCGCTAGAGTATCAGTCGATCCAAGATTGCCCAATTG GCAAATGTCCTACAGCCTCAATTCCAGGCGCTTGGGTAAGTCCTCTTCTGAATTGGGTTGATTCAGAAGGCTATAAATGTGCTATGGTAGATGCTTGCGGTTACTT accTGGGGAGGACGTTGAATCGCTTGTTGAATGGATGATCAAAAACTTCGAGCATAACTATAACACAAACCGAGCTCCATTCG GTGTATATATCCACGCAGCCTGGTTCTTGAAAGGCGAAAACTACTTTGAGGCCTACATGAA ATTCTTGGACTACATGGACAGTCTCCCCGATGTATATTTTGTAGGAACACATCGTGCTCTGCAATACGCTCGTAATCCCAGAGCAGGAAAACCATTCGACAAATGTGAACCACTCCGAACTCCATCGTGTGTACCAAAACTGTGCCAACTGGTGAAACAAACAACCAGAGAAGAACGCTGGATGACAAGTTGCAGTCCATGCCCAGCTGTTTATCCATGGTTGGGGAATCCGTTAGGACAGAATATGTAA